From one Halothece sp. PCC 7418 genomic stretch:
- a CDS encoding iron-containing alcohol dehydrogenase family protein codes for MKQQTQVSTSSVVTLQVSPAQVVRGKGAIAQSAVNIAQLGKRPLIIGGDRALNLVQPFLNPVLQEYDLTAISASHYPDSCEESQQKLKEQVATHQADLIIGVGGGKALDMAKLVAYQCDLPIVTIPTSGATCAAWTALSNIYTAAGAFQYDVPLPHAPNLLILDYDLVATAPKRMLIAGIGDALAKWYEASVSSGDSNASLTIAAVQQARVLRDILLQKSAEALDNPGGEVWQEIVDATVLLPGVIGGLGGANCRTVAAHAIHNGLTHLAATHDILHGEKVAYGILVQLRLEEMVEDNQLAASARQQLLQFYSEIGLPKNLEDLGLENVTLAQLRQVAEVACASDSDIHRLPFTVEPTELVAAMVSTTVSANPKVVAVNQES; via the coding sequence ATGAAGCAGCAAACTCAAGTTTCAACGTCTTCTGTCGTTACGTTACAAGTCTCACCCGCGCAAGTGGTGCGAGGAAAAGGCGCGATCGCGCAATCAGCAGTCAATATCGCCCAACTTGGGAAACGCCCGTTAATCATCGGCGGCGATCGCGCACTAAATCTGGTTCAACCCTTCCTCAATCCAGTCTTGCAAGAGTATGATTTAACAGCCATTAGTGCTTCTCACTATCCAGATTCTTGTGAGGAATCGCAGCAAAAATTAAAAGAACAAGTTGCGACCCATCAAGCTGATCTCATCATTGGCGTTGGTGGGGGAAAAGCACTGGATATGGCGAAATTAGTTGCTTATCAATGTGACTTACCCATCGTAACGATTCCGACATCAGGCGCGACTTGTGCTGCGTGGACAGCCCTTTCCAACATTTACACCGCAGCTGGGGCGTTTCAATATGATGTTCCCCTTCCTCATGCGCCAAACTTATTAATTCTCGATTATGATTTAGTTGCCACCGCCCCCAAACGGATGCTCATTGCTGGAATTGGAGATGCCTTAGCGAAATGGTATGAAGCCAGTGTCAGCAGTGGTGATTCTAATGCGAGTTTAACCATCGCTGCGGTACAACAAGCGCGAGTCTTACGAGATATTTTATTACAGAAATCTGCGGAAGCCCTAGACAACCCTGGTGGCGAAGTTTGGCAAGAAATTGTTGATGCAACCGTTTTACTTCCAGGTGTCATTGGGGGGTTAGGGGGCGCAAATTGTCGCACAGTCGCAGCCCACGCGATTCACAACGGGTTAACTCATCTTGCAGCCACTCATGATATCTTACACGGCGAAAAAGTCGCCTATGGCATTTTAGTGCAGTTGCGCTTAGAAGAAATGGTCGAAGATAACCAACTCGCTGCCTCGGCGCGACAACAATTATTACAATTTTATTCTGAAATTGGTTTACCAAAGAACCTTGAGGATTTAGGATTAGAAAACGTCACCTTGGCACAGTTACGGCAAGTTGCTGAAGTTGCTTGTGCGTCTGATTCTGATATTCATCGTTTACCATTTACCGTTGAACCCACAGAATTAGTGGCTGCAATGGTGTCCACCACTGTTAGTGCAAATCCTAAGGTCGTGGCTGTGAACCAAGAAAGTTAA
- a CDS encoding aspartate aminotransferase — MGFEFTPADRLNALPPYVFARLDELKARAREQGLDLIDLGMGNPDGFAPQPVIDAATKALSIPENHGYPPFEGTGNFRSAIARWYHRRYGVNLSPDSEALPLIGSKEGLTHLALAYINPGDVVLVPSPAYPAHFRGPLIAGGKLHQMRLTPEQDWVIDLSKIPEDVAQQAKMLYFNYPSNPTTAVAPREFFEEIVAFARHYSILLVHDLCYAELAFDGYQPTSVLEIPGAREISVEFHTLSKTYSMAGWRVGFVVGNSKIIQGLRTLKTNMDYGIFSAVQAAAETALELPDSYVEEAQQRYQQRRDFLVEGLGKLGWNIPKPKATMYLWVPCPKGSNSTDFALDTLQKTGVVVTPGNAFGEAGEGYVRISLIAERDRLQEVLNRFETHGIRFD; from the coding sequence ATGGGATTTGAATTTACCCCTGCTGACCGCTTAAATGCCCTTCCCCCCTATGTTTTTGCTCGTTTGGATGAGTTAAAAGCAAGGGCGAGAGAACAAGGCTTAGATTTAATTGATTTGGGGATGGGAAACCCCGATGGTTTTGCGCCTCAGCCTGTCATTGATGCAGCAACAAAAGCCTTGAGCATCCCTGAAAATCATGGTTATCCGCCTTTTGAAGGGACAGGGAATTTTCGCAGCGCGATCGCGCGGTGGTATCATCGCCGATATGGGGTAAATTTATCCCCAGACAGTGAAGCGTTACCCTTGATCGGGTCAAAAGAAGGCTTAACTCATTTGGCGTTAGCTTATATTAACCCTGGTGATGTGGTCTTAGTTCCCTCTCCCGCTTATCCCGCCCATTTTCGCGGACCCCTGATTGCGGGTGGGAAACTGCATCAGATGAGGCTAACCCCCGAACAAGATTGGGTCATTGATCTGTCTAAAATTCCCGAGGATGTGGCGCAGCAGGCGAAAATGCTGTATTTCAATTATCCCAGTAATCCCACCACGGCGGTTGCACCACGGGAGTTTTTCGAGGAAATTGTGGCGTTTGCGCGTCATTACTCGATTTTACTGGTTCATGACCTCTGTTACGCGGAATTAGCCTTTGATGGCTATCAGCCCACCAGTGTTTTAGAAATTCCAGGCGCGAGAGAGATTAGCGTTGAGTTTCATACCTTGTCGAAAACCTACAGTATGGCGGGCTGGCGTGTTGGTTTTGTGGTGGGAAATAGTAAAATTATTCAGGGACTGCGGACGCTGAAAACCAATATGGATTATGGGATTTTTTCGGCAGTGCAAGCAGCAGCAGAAACCGCGTTAGAGTTACCGGATAGTTATGTAGAAGAGGCGCAACAACGCTACCAGCAACGACGAGATTTTTTAGTGGAAGGGTTAGGAAAATTAGGCTGGAACATTCCGAAACCGAAAGCGACTATGTATCTATGGGTTCCTTGTCCCAAGGGAAGTAATTCAACCGATTTTGCCCTTGATACATTACAGAAAACGGGTGTCGTTGTAACGCCAGGTAACGCTTTTGGTGAAGCGGGAGAAGGCTATGTCAGAATTAGTTTAATTGCCGAGCGCGATCGGCTGCAAGAGGTACTGAATCGCTTTGAAACTCACGGCATTCGGTTTGATTAG
- a CDS encoding class I SAM-dependent methyltransferase, translated as MSDPIQLLFGGLTHLAPGDDDSTAYVLSLLPRQAFELVVDVGCGTGRHTLVLAEKLKTLVHAIDLYDFFLEDLMEKAQLRNLDPFIQTHCLDMEDLSETFQNIDLLWSEGSAYSIGFSHALNSWRKIINPEGFLVVSELTWLTDKRPNRAQTFFQSEYPAIQSVEENLAVCEKAGYKALQTYTLPTRGWKQYYDPLKLRAQTLQSHEDPSVRQFAKGMLEEIAVFEECGDSYGYVFFVLQRLA; from the coding sequence ATGTCTGATCCCATTCAATTATTATTTGGTGGTTTAACCCATCTCGCCCCTGGGGATGATGACAGTACAGCCTATGTTCTCAGCTTGCTTCCGCGTCAGGCGTTTGAGTTAGTGGTAGATGTGGGCTGTGGAACGGGACGACACACGCTGGTGCTTGCGGAAAAACTTAAGACTTTAGTCCACGCCATTGATCTATATGACTTCTTTTTAGAGGATTTGATGGAAAAAGCGCAACTCCGAAATCTTGATCCTTTCATCCAAACCCATTGTCTGGATATGGAAGACCTTTCAGAAACCTTTCAAAATATTGATCTCTTATGGTCAGAAGGATCAGCATATTCCATTGGTTTTTCTCACGCCCTCAACTCTTGGCGAAAAATCATCAATCCAGAGGGGTTTTTAGTGGTGAGTGAACTGACATGGCTGACTGACAAAAGACCTAATCGCGCTCAAACATTTTTCCAGTCTGAATATCCAGCAATACAGTCTGTTGAAGAGAATCTTGCTGTGTGTGAAAAAGCAGGTTATAAAGCTCTCCAGACCTATACCCTACCAACAAGGGGTTGGAAACAGTATTACGATCCCCTCAAACTGAGAGCGCAAACGCTACAATCTCATGAAGATCCCTCAGTGCGACAATTCGCGAAAGGAATGTTAGAAGAAATAGCCGTTTTTGAAGAATGTGGTGATAGCTATGGCTATGTTTTCTTCGTTTTGCAACGTTTAGCTTAA
- a CDS encoding type II toxin-antitoxin system RelE/ParE family toxin, with amino-acid sequence MSYQIEFSRRAEKNLKRLSRQDQKRISDKIDALAQEPRPSGVEKLQGRGEDAYRIRVGIYRVLYEIRDQELVILVIKIGHRREVYRF; translated from the coding sequence ATGAGCTATCAAATTGAGTTCTCCCGTCGGGCTGAGAAAAACTTGAAACGGCTTTCTCGACAGGATCAGAAACGAATTAGCGACAAAATTGATGCTCTAGCCCAAGAACCTCGTCCCTCGGGTGTTGAGAAACTTCAAGGTAGAGGGGAAGATGCTTACCGTATTCGAGTCGGAATATATCGGGTTTTGTACGAAATTCGCGATCAAGAACTTGTTATCTTAGTTATCAAAATTGGTCATCGGCGAGAAGTTTATCGTTTTTAG
- a CDS encoding type II toxin-antitoxin system HicB family antitoxin has product MNRYLIVIEKTSTGYSAYSPDLLGCVSTGTTIEEVKENMKEAIQFHLEGMKEEGYEIPLPTTTSSFLEVAI; this is encoded by the coding sequence ATGAACAGATATTTAATTGTAATTGAAAAAACATCAACGGGATATTCTGCCTATTCTCCAGATTTGCTAGGCTGCGTCTCCACAGGTACAACAATCGAGGAAGTGAAAGAGAATATGAAAGAAGCGATACAGTTTCATCTCGAAGGGATGAAAGAAGAGGGCTATGAAATTCCATTGCCAACAACCACTTCTTCATTTTTAGAAGTTGCCATCTAA
- a CDS encoding type II toxin-antitoxin system HicA family toxin produces the protein MKVKEIIRLIENDGWKLARTKGSHRQYKHPTKRGLVTIPGKPNDDIAPGTENSILKQAGIKK, from the coding sequence ATGAAAGTTAAAGAGATTATCCGCCTTATTGAAAATGATGGGTGGAAACTTGCCAGAACTAAAGGCAGTCATCGTCAGTATAAACACCCGACTAAACGGGGCTTAGTCACTATCCCAGGTAAACCTAACGACGATATCGCTCCTGGAACTGAGAATAGTATCTTAAAACAAGCTGGAATCAAAAAATAA
- a CDS encoding GIY-YIG nuclease family protein codes for MSSGYVYILTNVSLPGLIKVGRTIRDSRSRARELFTTGVPTPFQVAFEIFSDEHEELEADFHKELHDFRISDNREFFNYPLNQAIILLQKLNNSQLSKEFIAQAEDIFEPLKKRYLHYLRPEIIGVRIVQIKKRVWLEITEEEKIAGYLINTKIIRTDLAFITDDYDFTKNENNCQLFFDPKNDVRENARKFIEDFDPYSIMMTTDLFRGFSDKNIN; via the coding sequence ATGTCTTCAGGATATGTGTACATACTGACTAATGTTTCGCTACCAGGATTAATTAAAGTTGGACGCACTATTCGTGATTCTCGATCAAGGGCGCGTGAACTCTTTACTACTGGTGTACCAACTCCATTTCAAGTTGCTTTTGAAATTTTTTCAGATGAACACGAAGAGCTTGAAGCTGATTTCCATAAAGAGCTACATGATTTTCGGATATCAGATAATCGTGAATTTTTTAATTATCCACTTAACCAAGCAATAATTTTATTACAAAAACTAAATAATTCACAATTAAGTAAAGAATTTATAGCTCAAGCTGAAGATATTTTTGAGCCTCTAAAAAAGCGATATTTACATTATCTTAGACCTGAAATTATCGGTGTTAGAATTGTTCAAATAAAAAAAAGAGTATGGCTTGAAATCACTGAAGAAGAGAAAATAGCAGGCTATTTGATAAATACCAAAATTATTCGCACTGACCTAGCCTTTATTACAGATGATTATGACTTCACAAAAAATGAAAATAATTGCCAGCTATTTTTTGATCCAAAAAATGATGTTAGAGAGAATGCTAGAAAGTTTATAGAAGATTTTGATCCCTATTCAATTATGATGACTACAGATTTATTTCGTGGCTTTTCCGATAAAAATATAAATTAG
- a CDS encoding BrnT family toxin: MDVFFKLNGITFVWNEEKARTNPQKHDGVTFEQAIQAFFDPMLAVVDASRNNEPREALIGLDERWNCLYVVYIELENDMIRIISARQATRKERDFYEN; this comes from the coding sequence ATGGATGTTTTTTTCAAGCTCAATGGGATTACCTTTGTTTGGAATGAGGAAAAAGCACGGACTAATCCTCAAAAACACGATGGTGTCACATTCGAGCAAGCTATACAAGCCTTCTTTGATCCAATGCTGGCGGTTGTTGATGCTAGTCGTAACAATGAACCGCGAGAAGCACTCATTGGTTTAGATGAACGATGGAATTGTCTGTACGTCGTTTACATTGAGCTTGAGAATGACATGATTCGGATTATTTCCGCCCGTCAAGCAACCCGCAAGGAACGTGATTTTTATGAAAATTGA
- a CDS encoding hydantoinase B/oxoprolinase family protein, producing MAQQWQFWIDRGGTFTDIVAKGDDGTILTHKLLSENPDHYQDAAIQGIRDILGLTPDQPLPSDKIQAVKMGTTVATNALLEHKGERVVLLITKGFRDALRIGYQNRPDIFAREIILPEMIYEQVIEVEERIDANGEIITPLNVEQVKQDLKTAYNQGIRSCAIVLMHGYRYSRHEKQIADIAKQLNFTQISVSHQVAPLMKLVSRGDTTVVDAYLSPILRRYVEQVASQLNLSNHNTTQLLFMQSNGGLVDAKHFQGKDSILSGPAGGIVGAVKTSQIAGYDQIISFDMGGTSTDVAHYAGEYERNLETEIAGVRLKTPMMAIHTVAAGGGSIVEFDGSRYRVGPASAGAYPGPAAYGNGGPLTITDCNVKVGKLQPQFFPHVFGKNQDEPLNVETVEAKFQELTAKIGDNRPPEAVASGFIAIAVEKMANAIKKISLEKGYDVSQYTLCCFGGAGGQHACLIADALGMKRVLIHPYAGVLSAYGIGLADIRVLREQTVEAKLTSDLDLDSIFSPLIANAQQELSQQVNSSSPTIPFSKTNAPLNKGIPPRVPPFQTGALVRRVRGDRNITTQQKVHLKYAGTDSPLLVNYDSREAMEQEFQTLHQQRYGFVMEGKPLVVDAVSVELIYQTETLTENTIPRQRETPPQPITTVSVYLGDKWRDTPVYQREDLQPQDIISSPAIIIEPTGTNIIELGWEATVNNHGHLILTKQAEAESLTVQPTATEKPDPVLLEIFNNLFRSIAEQMGTTLQNTSYSVNIKERLDFSCAIFDRNGQLVANAPHIPVHLGSMSESVGSLIKAQQGNLKRGNVYVLNNPYNGGTHLPDVTVITPVFVDNSPSPLFYVASRGHHADIGGITPGSMPPHSTSIEEEGVLLDNFLLVEDGQFQEESLLEKLTTGKYPVRNVTQNIADLQAQIAANEKGVQELLRMVEQFSLETVQAYMFHVQKNAETAVKKVIEQLQEGSYRTELDTGGHIQVKISRPSNGGEGCAKVDFTGTSPQQESNFNAPAAVCKAAVLYVFRTLVDDNIPLNAGCLNPIDIIIPEGCLLNPIPPAAVVAGNVETSQLVVDALYGALGVMAASQGTMNNFTFGNERYQYYETICGGAGAGNGFNGADAVQTHMTNSRLTDPEVLEWRFPVLVEQFSIQENSGGNGRYRGGNGVIRRIKFLEAMTAGILSGRRQFAPFGLAGGESGKMGCNAVERKDGTVEVLESTATVEMEAGDVFIVETPGGGGYGKLS from the coding sequence ATGGCGCAACAGTGGCAATTTTGGATCGATCGCGGCGGCACGTTTACTGATATCGTAGCCAAAGGGGATGATGGCACAATCCTCACCCATAAACTCCTCTCCGAAAACCCCGACCATTACCAAGATGCAGCCATTCAAGGGATAAGAGACATCCTTGGCTTAACCCCAGATCAACCCCTCCCCAGCGACAAAATTCAGGCGGTTAAAATGGGAACAACCGTCGCCACCAATGCGCTGTTAGAACACAAGGGAGAACGGGTTGTCCTTCTCATTACCAAAGGCTTTCGGGATGCGCTACGCATTGGCTATCAAAATCGTCCTGATATCTTCGCCCGTGAAATAATCCTCCCAGAAATGATCTATGAACAGGTCATCGAAGTAGAAGAAAGAATTGATGCGAATGGCGAAATCATTACCCCTCTCAACGTTGAACAAGTCAAACAAGACCTGAAAACCGCTTATAATCAAGGGATTAGAAGTTGCGCCATTGTTTTAATGCACGGTTATCGTTATTCGCGCCACGAAAAGCAAATCGCCGATATAGCAAAACAGCTTAACTTTACCCAAATCTCCGTTTCTCATCAAGTCGCGCCCTTAATGAAACTCGTCAGTCGCGGGGATACCACTGTTGTTGATGCGTATCTTTCCCCCATTTTGCGCCGATATGTGGAACAAGTCGCCAGTCAATTAAACCTCAGCAACCACAACACCACCCAACTCCTGTTTATGCAGTCTAACGGCGGGTTAGTGGATGCAAAGCACTTCCAAGGGAAGGATAGCATTTTATCGGGTCCTGCGGGAGGCATTGTCGGGGCAGTGAAAACCAGCCAAATTGCAGGCTACGATCAGATTATCAGCTTTGATATGGGGGGAACTTCCACCGATGTCGCCCATTATGCGGGGGAATACGAACGCAACCTCGAAACGGAAATTGCAGGAGTACGCCTGAAAACCCCCATGATGGCGATTCACACCGTCGCTGCGGGGGGTGGGTCAATTGTCGAGTTTGATGGGTCACGATACCGCGTGGGACCCGCTTCGGCGGGTGCGTATCCAGGACCGGCTGCCTATGGAAACGGCGGACCCCTAACCATTACCGATTGTAATGTGAAAGTTGGAAAGTTGCAGCCCCAATTCTTTCCCCACGTCTTTGGGAAGAATCAGGATGAACCCCTAAATGTGGAAACCGTAGAAGCGAAATTTCAGGAATTAACGGCAAAAATTGGGGATAATCGCCCGCCAGAAGCGGTTGCGTCGGGTTTTATCGCCATTGCGGTGGAAAAGATGGCAAATGCAATCAAGAAAATCTCTCTAGAAAAAGGCTATGATGTTTCTCAGTACACCCTTTGCTGTTTTGGCGGTGCGGGAGGACAACACGCTTGTCTCATCGCTGATGCGTTAGGGATGAAACGAGTGTTAATTCATCCGTATGCGGGGGTATTATCCGCTTATGGAATTGGTTTAGCCGACATTCGGGTGTTACGAGAACAAACCGTTGAAGCCAAACTAACTTCTGATCTCGATTTAGATTCTATCTTCTCTCCATTAATCGCAAACGCACAACAAGAGTTATCACAGCAAGTCAATTCTTCTTCACCAACAATACCATTTTCAAAAACTAATGCCCCCCTTAATAAGGGAATCCCCCCAAGAGTTCCCCCCTTTCAAACCGGAGCTTTAGTGAGGAGGGTTAGGGGGGATAGGAATATAACGACACAGCAAAAAGTTCATCTCAAATACGCAGGAACAGACTCTCCTCTGCTAGTTAATTATGATAGTCGGGAAGCAATGGAACAAGAATTTCAAACCCTCCATCAACAGCGTTATGGGTTTGTCATGGAAGGGAAACCTTTAGTTGTCGATGCGGTTTCTGTAGAATTGATTTATCAAACGGAAACTCTCACGGAAAATACCATTCCCCGTCAACGAGAAACGCCACCCCAACCCATTACAACTGTTTCCGTTTACCTTGGAGACAAATGGCGCGATACTCCTGTTTATCAACGGGAAGACTTACAACCACAAGATATTATTTCTAGTCCAGCGATTATCATTGAACCCACAGGAACGAACATTATTGAACTCGGTTGGGAAGCAACGGTGAATAATCACGGTCATCTCATCCTGACCAAACAAGCAGAAGCAGAAAGTCTGACTGTACAACCCACAGCGACAGAAAAACCAGACCCTGTTTTACTAGAGATTTTTAATAACTTGTTCCGTTCCATCGCAGAACAAATGGGAACAACGTTACAGAATACCAGCTATTCCGTAAATATTAAAGAGCGTTTAGACTTTTCTTGTGCAATTTTTGATCGAAATGGTCAATTAGTAGCAAATGCGCCTCATATTCCCGTCCATTTAGGCTCAATGAGTGAGAGTGTGGGAAGTTTGATCAAAGCCCAACAAGGAAACCTGAAGCGAGGGAATGTGTATGTTTTAAATAACCCCTACAACGGCGGAACCCATCTTCCTGATGTTACGGTGATTACCCCTGTTTTTGTGGATAATAGTCCTTCTCCTCTGTTTTATGTGGCTTCGAGAGGACATCACGCCGATATTGGCGGAATTACCCCTGGTTCCATGCCTCCTCATAGTACCAGTATCGAAGAAGAAGGGGTGTTACTGGATAACTTTTTATTAGTAGAAGATGGACAGTTTCAGGAAGAGAGTCTGTTGGAAAAACTGACGACAGGGAAGTATCCCGTGCGAAATGTTACCCAGAATATAGCAGACTTACAAGCGCAAATTGCAGCAAATGAAAAAGGCGTACAAGAATTATTGCGGATGGTGGAACAGTTTAGCTTGGAAACGGTACAAGCGTATATGTTCCATGTGCAAAAAAATGCAGAAACAGCCGTTAAAAAAGTAATTGAACAGCTACAGGAGGGAAGTTATCGCACGGAGTTAGACACAGGAGGACACATTCAGGTTAAAATTAGTCGCCCCTCCAATGGGGGGGAAGGATGCGCCAAAGTTGATTTTACAGGAACATCTCCCCAACAGGAAAGTAACTTCAACGCACCCGCAGCCGTTTGTAAAGCTGCTGTGTTGTATGTGTTTCGGACATTGGTAGATGATAATATTCCCCTCAATGCTGGCTGTTTGAACCCCATAGACATTATTATTCCTGAAGGCTGTTTATTAAACCCTATTCCTCCTGCTGCGGTAGTAGCGGGAAATGTTGAAACCTCACAGTTAGTTGTGGATGCGCTTTACGGTGCGTTAGGAGTGATGGCTGCATCACAGGGAACAATGAATAATTTCACCTTTGGGAATGAGCGTTATCAGTATTATGAAACGATTTGTGGCGGTGCTGGTGCGGGAAATGGCTTCAACGGTGCGGATGCGGTACAGACTCACATGACCAACTCCCGTTTAACTGACCCAGAGGTGTTAGAGTGGCGGTTTCCTGTATTAGTAGAACAGTTTAGCATTCAGGAGAATAGTGGCGGAAACGGTCGTTATCGTGGTGGAAATGGCGTTATTCGTCGGATTAAATTCTTAGAAGCGATGACAGCAGGGATTTTATCGGGTCGTCGTCAGTTTGCGCCGTTTGGGTTAGCAGGTGGGGAGTCTGGGAAAATGGGATGCAATGCGGTGGAAAGAAAGGATGGAACGGTTGAAGTGTTAGAGAGTACGGCGACTGTGGAAATGGAAGCGGGAGATGTGTTTATTGTTGAAACCCCTGGCGGTGGGGGATATGGAAAACTTAGCTAA
- a CDS encoding TdeIII family type II restriction endonuclease → MSYNPYGSSREDYKWSYARNYMPFDDMVLIGEEFWNLIGGESAFEQLLNIYREVGEEKRKYLIEALAFNSP, encoded by the coding sequence ATGTCATATAATCCCTATGGTAGCTCAAGGGAAGATTACAAATGGTCTTATGCAAGAAATTATATGCCTTTTGATGATATGGTTTTGATTGGGGAAGAGTTTTGGAATTTAATTGGTGGTGAATCGGCGTTTGAACAATTATTAAATATCTATCGGGAAGTGGGAGAAGAAAAACGAAAATATTTAATTGAAGCTCTAGCTTTTAATTCTCCATAA
- the dcm gene encoding DNA (cytosine-5-)-methyltransferase, giving the protein MASVINCEQLKLFNPHLLTSFCQNQFTFVDLFAGIGGFRIALEKLGGKCLGYSEIDREAREVYQKNFINYVNANEIDLGDVKQINYLPWHIDLIVGGVPCQPWSIAGKSGGFDDPRGRLWFDVIRIVELNQPQGFIFENVKGLTDPRHQKSFSYILESLTNSGYQVQWKVLNSYDFGLPQDRQRVFIVGNKILDNDRTLFDFPQPLKQKPKLYNAINNISCQEVIKNKFPPEILYGGKNKIPPARGRFQKIDELNDFFIFADIRGGHTTIHSWDLIRTSEREKYICEVLRKNRRSKKYGNKDGNPLSFADLLTLVPDLKLRELEKLVTKNIIHYKERGYDFVNSKISSGINGISKIFMPYADAISTLTATGTKVFVSKIAIPCQTPDEYKRLFIKEVYRKRRFKSLTVKDYAQLQGFPDYFLPHSEEKTAKKQFGNAVSVPVVFHLAQSLLPVILPNEINQPRNISSN; this is encoded by the coding sequence ATGGCTTCTGTTATTAATTGTGAACAATTAAAGTTGTTCAATCCTCATCTTTTAACATCCTTTTGTCAAAATCAGTTTACATTCGTTGATTTATTTGCTGGAATTGGTGGCTTTCGGATTGCTTTAGAAAAATTAGGAGGAAAATGTTTAGGTTACTCAGAAATTGATCGAGAGGCGAGAGAAGTTTATCAGAAAAACTTTATTAATTATGTTAATGCTAATGAGATTGATTTAGGAGATGTTAAACAAATTAATTATTTGCCTTGGCACATCGATTTAATTGTTGGCGGTGTTCCTTGTCAACCGTGGTCGATCGCTGGAAAATCAGGAGGTTTTGATGATCCAAGAGGACGTTTATGGTTTGATGTTATTAGAATTGTGGAATTAAATCAACCACAAGGCTTTATTTTTGAAAATGTTAAAGGATTAACTGATCCCAGACATCAAAAGAGTTTTTCTTATATTTTAGAAAGTTTAACCAACAGTGGTTATCAAGTCCAGTGGAAAGTTCTTAACTCCTATGATTTTGGACTTCCTCAAGATCGGCAAAGAGTATTTATTGTGGGAAATAAAATTCTAGACAATGACAGAACTTTATTTGATTTTCCTCAACCGTTGAAACAAAAACCTAAACTTTATAATGCAATTAATAATATTAGTTGTCAGGAAGTGATAAAAAATAAATTCCCCCCTGAGATTTTATATGGAGGAAAAAACAAAATCCCACCAGCAAGAGGGCGTTTTCAGAAAATAGATGAACTCAATGACTTTTTTATTTTTGCTGATATTCGTGGCGGACATACTACGATTCATTCTTGGGATTTAATTAGAACCAGTGAACGAGAAAAATATATCTGTGAAGTTTTGCGTAAAAATAGACGTAGCAAAAAATACGGAAATAAAGACGGTAATCCTTTGAGTTTTGCCGATTTATTAACCTTAGTTCCCGACTTAAAACTTAGAGAGTTAGAGAAATTAGTCACGAAAAACATTATTCATTATAAAGAAAGAGGATATGATTTTGTTAACTCCAAAATCTCTTCTGGAATTAATGGGATTTCTAAAATTTTTATGCCTTATGCTGATGCAATTTCTACCTTAACGGCGACAGGAACAAAAGTTTTTGTCTCTAAAATTGCTATTCCTTGTCAAACTCCTGATGAATATAAACGACTTTTTATTAAAGAAGTGTACCGAAAAAGACGCTTTAAGTCACTGACGGTAAAAGATTATGCTCAATTACAAGGATTTCCTGATTATTTCCTTCCTCATTCCGAAGAGAAAACAGCTAAAAAACAGTTTGGAAATGCAGTATCTGTTCCTGTTGTTTTTCATTTAGCCCAGTCATTACTACCAGTTATTTTACCAAATGAGATCAATCAGCCAAGAAACATATCAAGCAATTAA
- a CDS encoding Uma2 family endonuclease encodes MECCKLSAVALGIIFSATDSVIPDVVWASNQCLEECLDQSGHLTDSPELVVEVLSKGAKDKQRDLELKRKLYPTQGVQEYWILYHQQQQIKVYRRKQAV; translated from the coding sequence CTGGAGTGCTGCAAACTTAGCGCCGTTGCGCTTGGTATAATTTTCTCAGCAACTGATAGTGTGATTCCTGATGTAGTATGGGCGAGTAACCAGTGCTTAGAAGAATGCTTAGATCAGTCTGGACACCTAACAGACTCACCAGAATTAGTAGTAGAAGTGCTATCCAAAGGCGCGAAAGATAAACAGCGCGATCTCGAATTAAAACGAAAGCTCTACCCCACCCAAGGCGTACAAGAATACTGGATTTTATATCATCAGCAACAACAAATTAAAGTCTATCGGCGCAAACAAGCCGTTTGA
- a CDS encoding type II toxin-antitoxin system PemK/MazF family toxin → MIRVNLNPISGREQSGNARPCLVISHTRYNKPSFRG, encoded by the coding sequence GTGATTCGGGTTAATCTTAATCCGATTAGTGGTCGCGAACAATCGGGAAATGCTCGTCCCTGTCTAGTTATCAGTCACACCCGATATAATAAACCGTCATTCCGAGGCTGA